A window of Cucurbita pepo subsp. pepo cultivar mu-cu-16 chromosome LG06, ASM280686v2, whole genome shotgun sequence contains these coding sequences:
- the LOC111797470 gene encoding uncharacterized protein LOC111797470 produces MTMNVMVEIEAEEMDEGLSLMEDLKSGGLNISSHTEMPGRVKIIGFIKKRWIVDSTTGRRVKLVCVNWPSHTQSMLIEGLNHRPLKELADEAIKLRFNCVRLTYATQMFTRYANRTVEENFDLLDLEQAKAGLAQYNPFVLNKTIAEAYEAVVDVLGESGLMVIADNHMSQPRWCCSLDDGNGFFGDRYFDPQEWLQGLSFSCSTLFQEINGTYKLRKILTLLKLNSNV; encoded by the exons ATGACGATGAATGTGATGGTGGAGATTGAGGCGGAGGAAATGGATGAGGGTCTGAGTTTGATGGAGGATTTGAAGTCGGGAGGTTTGAATATTAGTAGCCACACGGAAATGCCAGGAAGGGTCAAAATAATTGGATTCATCAAGAAAAG GTGGATCGTTGATTCGACAACAGGGCGTCGAGTGAAGCTTGTGTGCGTGAATTGGCCTTCCCACACACAGAGCATGCTAATAGAAGGTCTCAACCACAGGCCATTAAAAGAGCTGGCAGATGAGGCAATCAAGTTGAGGTTTAATTGTGTACGACTCACGTATGCAACTCAAATGTTCACTCGTTATGCAAATAGGACAGTTGAAGAGAATTTTGACCTCCTCGATTTAGAGCAAGCAAAAGCCGGATTGGCTCAATATAATCCTTTTGTGTTGAACAAGACTATTGCTGAAGCCTATGAAGCTGTTGTTGATGTGCTTGGAGAGAGTGGTTTAATGGTGATTGCCGACAACCATATGAGTCAGCCAAGATGGTGTTGCTCTCTTGACGATGGCAATGGATTTTTTGGAGACCGCTATTTTGACCCTCAAGAATGGCTACAAGGTCTTAGCTTTAGTTGCTCAACGCTTTTCCAAGAAATCAACGGTACGTACAAATTAAGGAAAATTCTCACACTCTTGAAACTAAACTCAAACGTTTAA